From the Limosilactobacillus panis genome, one window contains:
- the cls gene encoding cardiolipin synthase produces MNIVWTWDIIRRIIEVLWLINIGFAIWTVFRTRRDIASTWAWLLVLSVFPVIGFIVYLFVGRKLSEDDIFSIRDEQQHFREKVVARQEALLEKHKLLLQSGRLARARQLVSLSTSLDNAIVTFNNRVKVFIDGKKLFTKMIDDFDQAQDHIYVEFYTFYADDLGKKILAALERAAKRGAQVKVLYDLSGSRGTTYRFFAHLEELGGEAQPFNSKPNKRITTPRLNYHLHRKIVVVDGKIGYIGGFNIGDQYVGKMAKFGYWRDTHLRVVGQAALTLTGRFALDWNMTCRKTNKHRVEIEKVVENLNIERPNDPEKDVVMQIVSSGPDNDDYAIRRGYESIISSARKYVYIQTPYLIPGEPILESLVIAARSGIDVRIMIPCMPDHPFVYRATEYYAKYLVNNGVKVYKYNNGFIHAKTMVSGDNLSSVGSANQDYRSYRLNWEVNAFAYNEELTAQLKKIFEEDMKDSTLLTPEYFAKQSNWRKFKQYFSRLLSPVL; encoded by the coding sequence TTGAATATTGTTTGGACATGGGATATTATCCGCCGCATTATTGAAGTATTGTGGTTGATCAACATTGGTTTTGCTATCTGGACCGTTTTTCGGACCCGGCGTGATATTGCATCAACTTGGGCTTGGCTGCTGGTCCTGTCAGTATTTCCGGTGATTGGCTTTATCGTCTACCTCTTTGTCGGCCGAAAGCTGTCGGAGGACGATATCTTTAGCATCCGCGACGAACAGCAGCATTTTCGTGAAAAGGTCGTTGCCCGTCAGGAAGCACTGCTGGAGAAACATAAGCTCCTGTTGCAAAGCGGTCGCTTGGCCCGGGCTCGTCAGCTCGTCAGCCTATCGACCAGCCTGGATAACGCAATTGTGACCTTCAACAACCGGGTCAAGGTTTTCATTGATGGTAAGAAATTGTTTACCAAGATGATTGACGACTTTGACCAGGCCCAGGACCATATTTACGTCGAGTTCTATACCTTTTACGCCGACGACCTTGGCAAAAAAATTCTGGCAGCGCTGGAACGGGCAGCCAAGCGGGGGGCCCAGGTCAAGGTCCTCTATGACTTAAGCGGGTCCCGGGGAACAACTTACAGATTCTTTGCCCACCTGGAAGAGTTAGGTGGCGAGGCCCAACCCTTCAACTCCAAGCCCAATAAGCGGATCACCACGCCGCGGTTGAATTACCACCTTCACCGTAAAATTGTGGTGGTTGATGGCAAAATTGGCTACATTGGGGGCTTTAACATTGGTGACCAGTACGTCGGTAAAATGGCCAAGTTTGGCTACTGGCGTGATACCCACCTGCGGGTCGTTGGGCAAGCGGCCCTAACTTTGACTGGCCGGTTTGCCTTGGACTGGAACATGACTTGCCGAAAGACCAATAAACACCGGGTAGAAATTGAAAAAGTAGTTGAGAACTTGAACATTGAGCGGCCTAATGATCCGGAGAAAGACGTCGTGATGCAGATTGTTTCATCAGGGCCGGACAATGATGATTACGCAATTCGGCGGGGCTACGAGTCAATCATTTCATCGGCCCGTAAGTATGTCTACATCCAAACCCCGTACCTGATTCCGGGTGAACCAATCCTAGAATCACTGGTGATTGCGGCCCGGAGTGGAATTGATGTTCGAATCATGATTCCGTGCATGCCGGACCACCCGTTTGTTTACCGGGCAACGGAGTACTATGCTAAGTACCTGGTTAACAACGGTGTCAAGGTTTATAAGTACAATAACGGCTTTATCCATGCCAAAACCATGGTCAGCGGTGACAACCTTTCCTCAGTCGGCTCGGCAAACCAGGACTACCGGAGCTACCGGCTGAACTGGGAAGTTAACGCCTTTGCTTACAATGAGGAATTAACGGCCCAGCTGAAGAAAATCTTTGAGGAAGACATGAAAGATAGTACCCTACTGACACCTGAGTACTTTGCAAAGCAGTCAAACTGGCGGAAGTTTAAGCAGTACTTCTCCCGTTTGCTATCACCAGTACTATAA
- the pnuC gene encoding nicotinamide riboside transporter PnuC → MNYFKFLAHQLKGWPQQNYYLFFFSLGCQIMTLASTPITWLSVITFIGTTLGVLCVLAINAAKSVNGVLGILSAICFIIIGFNAKNYLSIGEQVAYMITLDIPVLLSSNWNVNMASKIRHFTPRSWTVAIIATGVVYLVSGYLIGHLTDDPRPWIDAISFSISLTAGVICFLRFNNQYFWWLASGIAQLVLWFISYQQGSATLAMAVNSSIYLINDVLAFTISPWYNKKERERLSIAETAYAKSVGIEE, encoded by the coding sequence ATGAACTACTTTAAATTTTTGGCCCACCAGCTCAAGGGGTGGCCACAACAGAACTACTACCTGTTCTTCTTTAGCCTGGGTTGTCAGATCATGACCCTGGCCAGCACACCAATCACCTGGTTGTCCGTGATCACCTTCATCGGTACTACTCTAGGTGTCCTCTGTGTCTTGGCAATCAACGCCGCTAAGTCGGTAAACGGGGTGCTCGGTATTCTTTCTGCAATCTGTTTTATCATCATCGGCTTCAACGCCAAGAACTATTTGAGCATCGGGGAACAGGTTGCCTACATGATTACCCTGGATATCCCCGTCCTCTTGTCCAGCAACTGGAACGTTAATATGGCATCAAAGATCCGCCACTTTACTCCCCGCAGCTGGACAGTGGCAATTATCGCTACCGGGGTGGTCTACCTGGTTTCCGGCTACCTAATCGGTCACTTAACTGACGACCCCCGCCCATGGATTGATGCCATCAGCTTTTCAATTAGCTTAACGGCCGGGGTGATTTGCTTCCTCCGCTTTAACAACCAGTACTTCTGGTGGCTAGCTTCCGGAATTGCCCAGCTGGTCCTCTGGTTCATTTCATACCAGCAGGGTTCCGCAACCCTGGCAATGGCCGTGAATAGTTCCATCTACCTAATCAATGACGTCCTCGCCTTTACCATTTCACCATGGTACAACAAGAAGGAACGCGAACGGCTAAGCATCGCCGAAACGGCCTACGCAAAGTCGGTGGGAATCGAAGAATAA
- the scrK gene encoding fructokinase ScrK: MLLGSIEAGGTKFVCAVGNINYQIQDSVHIPTTTPKETLQKCIEFFDKYKDKLSAIGIASFGPIEIRKSSPKYGYITNTPKKGWADTDFVGPFKKHFNIPIAWTTDVNGSAYGEYVLSTLFNKRINSLVYYTIGTGVGAGAVIDGKFVGELGHPEMGHIRLKRHPDDLDFKGICPFHGDCLEGLVSGPTFEARTGKKGQDVPLTDHVWDIMAYYVAQAAVDATLMFRPGQLIFGGGVVSEEFLKKVRREFKKLLNNYVDVGDVDEYISMPLAKHNGSATIGDFALALKAATE, encoded by the coding sequence ATGTTATTAGGAAGTATCGAAGCCGGGGGGACCAAGTTCGTCTGTGCCGTTGGTAACATCAACTACCAAATTCAAGACTCAGTCCACATTCCAACTACGACCCCAAAAGAAACCCTGCAGAAGTGTATTGAATTCTTTGATAAGTATAAGGATAAGCTTTCTGCAATTGGGATTGCGTCATTTGGGCCAATTGAGATCCGGAAGAGCTCACCGAAGTACGGCTACATCACCAACACCCCAAAGAAGGGCTGGGCAGACACGGACTTTGTCGGTCCGTTCAAGAAGCACTTTAATATCCCAATCGCTTGGACAACCGATGTTAACGGGTCGGCCTATGGTGAATACGTTCTGTCGACTCTCTTCAACAAGCGAATCAACTCCCTAGTTTACTACACCATTGGAACTGGTGTGGGCGCCGGTGCCGTCATTGATGGTAAGTTCGTCGGTGAACTCGGTCACCCTGAGATGGGGCACATTCGCCTGAAGCGGCACCCCGACGACCTCGACTTCAAAGGAATTTGTCCTTTCCACGGTGACTGCCTTGAAGGATTGGTCAGTGGCCCAACCTTCGAAGCCCGGACAGGCAAGAAGGGGCAAGACGTTCCGTTGACTGACCACGTTTGGGACATCATGGCTTACTACGTTGCCCAAGCAGCAGTTGATGCCACGTTGATGTTCCGTCCTGGTCAACTCATCTTTGGTGGTGGGGTTGTCAGCGAGGAGTTCTTAAAGAAGGTTCGTCGCGAATTCAAGAAGTTGCTTAATAACTACGTTGACGTTGGCGACGTTGACGAATACATTAGTATGCCATTGGCTAAACACAATGGCTCTGCTACCATCGGTGACTTTGCCCTGGCCTTGAAAGCGGCTACTGAATAA
- the ltrA gene encoding group II intron reverse transcriptase/maturase: MRQSQKTETQADRLSRIGLENRKYTRARSTDYGEGKGMSVTIQDLVLDRNNLNQAYLRVKRNKGAAGIDDMTVNDLLPYLRENKTELITNLREGNYKPAPVKRVEIPKPNGGVRKLGIPTVVDRLVQQAVAQVLTPIFERVFSDNSFGFRPHRGAQDAIAKVVKLYNQGYRRVVDLDLKAYFDNVNHDLMIKYLQQYIDDPWTLRLIRKFLTSGILDHGLFVRSDKGTPQGGPLSPLLANIYLNELDKELTRRGHHFVRYADDCNIYVKSQRAGERVMRSITQFLEKRLKVKVNPDKTKIGSPLRLKFLGFSLGVDRNGAYARPAKQSQQRVKQALRLLTKRNRGVSLTKMFEEIHQKMRGWLQYYSIGKLANFIHRLDQWLRARIRQYIWKQWKKFKTKVVHLQKLGLSYHDAFVFASTRKGYWRTAHSKTLNYSLTNRKLEHLGLINMSKTLQLIQK, from the coding sequence GTGCGACAATCGCAGAAAACAGAAACACAAGCTGACCGCTTGTCGAGGATAGGTTTGGAAAACCGAAAGTACACAAGGGCGCGTAGTACCGATTATGGTGAAGGTAAAGGTATGAGTGTCACTATCCAAGACTTAGTCTTGGATCGCAATAACCTTAATCAGGCTTATTTGCGAGTTAAGAGAAATAAAGGAGCGGCGGGTATTGACGATATGACTGTCAATGACCTTCTGCCCTACCTCAGGGAAAATAAAACGGAATTAATCACCAACCTACGTGAGGGCAATTATAAGCCAGCACCGGTTAAACGAGTGGAAATTCCCAAGCCCAACGGTGGAGTGAGAAAACTAGGGATACCAACGGTAGTGGACCGCCTGGTCCAACAAGCAGTTGCCCAGGTACTCACGCCCATCTTTGAGCGAGTTTTCTCTGACAATAGTTTTGGTTTCCGCCCTCATCGTGGAGCCCAAGACGCAATCGCAAAGGTAGTTAAGCTATATAATCAAGGTTATCGACGGGTAGTTGATTTAGACCTTAAGGCCTATTTTGATAATGTCAACCATGATTTGATGATTAAATACCTCCAACAATATATTGATGACCCATGGACACTAAGACTTATCCGTAAGTTTTTGACTAGCGGAATCTTGGACCACGGGCTGTTCGTTAGGAGCGACAAAGGAACTCCGCAAGGAGGACCACTATCGCCACTGCTAGCGAATATCTATTTAAATGAGTTGGATAAAGAGCTGACCAGACGTGGTCACCACTTTGTGCGCTACGCGGACGATTGTAACATCTATGTTAAAAGTCAGCGGGCCGGAGAACGAGTAATGCGTAGTATTACTCAGTTTCTTGAAAAGCGATTGAAAGTTAAAGTTAATCCAGATAAAACCAAAATTGGTAGTCCCTTGAGGTTGAAGTTTCTTGGCTTCTCACTCGGTGTAGACCGTAATGGTGCCTATGCCCGACCAGCCAAACAATCACAACAACGAGTAAAACAAGCATTGAGGCTTCTAACTAAGCGTAATCGGGGTGTTTCTCTTACCAAGATGTTTGAAGAAATCCACCAAAAGATGCGTGGCTGGCTTCAGTATTACTCAATTGGGAAGTTAGCCAATTTTATTCACCGCCTTGATCAATGGTTAAGAGCACGAATAAGACAATATATCTGGAAGCAATGGAAGAAATTCAAAACTAAAGTTGTACACCTACAGAAGTTAGGTTTGTCTTATCATGATGCGTTCGTCTTCGCTAGTACCCGAAAGGGTTACTGGCGAACTGCACACAGTAAGACACTAAATTATTCTCTAACAAATAGAAAACTGGAGCACCTTGGACTAATAAATATGTCCAAGACGCTCCAGTTAATTCAAAAGTGA
- a CDS encoding NAD-dependent succinate-semialdehyde dehydrogenase, whose translation MAYRTVNPYTNEVEHEYPQATNEEVEKTLAAAHALYLKWRDGSELAKRKQIITRLGELLRDKKHAMGELITRDMGKLIGEAEGEVELCASFCDYYVQKADQFLAPTPIYTDSGNAYVLHQATGVLMAVEPWNFPFYQIARVFIPNFLAGNPMILKDASNCPTSAQAFADLVKEAGAPVGSLTNLFVDYDQVGAIIADKRVQGVCLTGSERGGQAVATEAAKNLKKSTMELGGNDAFIVLPDADIDKLAAIIPAARLYNAGQVCTSSKRFIVPDNLYDEFLKRAKEIFSNVKMGDPMDPSTTLAPMNSKKAKKKLERQVALAVENGAKVVYGNQPVDELDGQFFMPTILTDIRHDNPIFDQEMFGPVMSVYKYHDVTEAIDLANDSSYGLGNTVFGKNVSEARKVAAQIDTGMTWINAGWASLPELPFGGVKHSGYGRELAEQGFKSFINDHLVYEPEE comes from the coding sequence ATGGCTTATCGAACAGTTAACCCTTATACCAATGAAGTTGAACATGAATATCCGCAAGCAACGAATGAAGAAGTTGAAAAAACGTTAGCCGCAGCTCATGCCCTCTACCTCAAGTGGCGTGATGGTAGCGAACTAGCTAAACGGAAGCAGATCATTACCCGTTTGGGTGAACTCCTTCGCGACAAGAAACACGCGATGGGTGAACTAATTACCCGTGATATGGGGAAGCTGATCGGTGAAGCGGAAGGTGAAGTTGAGCTGTGTGCATCCTTCTGTGACTACTATGTCCAAAAGGCGGACCAGTTTCTGGCGCCGACGCCAATCTATACCGACTCGGGTAATGCCTATGTCCTGCACCAGGCAACCGGCGTTTTGATGGCGGTTGAGCCGTGGAACTTCCCGTTTTACCAAATCGCCCGGGTCTTTATCCCGAACTTTTTAGCCGGGAACCCGATGATCTTAAAGGATGCCTCCAACTGTCCAACATCAGCCCAAGCATTTGCGGACCTTGTTAAGGAAGCCGGTGCGCCGGTCGGTAGCTTGACCAACCTCTTTGTTGATTACGACCAGGTCGGGGCAATCATTGCTGATAAGCGGGTTCAAGGTGTCTGCCTGACGGGTTCTGAACGTGGTGGCCAGGCGGTCGCAACGGAAGCCGCTAAGAACCTCAAGAAGAGTACGATGGAACTGGGGGGTAACGATGCCTTTATCGTCCTTCCGGATGCGGACATTGATAAGTTGGCGGCAATTATTCCTGCTGCCCGTCTCTACAACGCTGGCCAGGTATGTACCTCTTCCAAGCGCTTTATCGTCCCGGATAACCTTTACGATGAATTTCTGAAGCGCGCTAAGGAAATCTTCAGTAACGTTAAGATGGGGGACCCAATGGACCCAAGTACGACCCTGGCCCCAATGAATTCTAAGAAAGCAAAGAAAAAGCTTGAAAGGCAGGTTGCCTTAGCTGTCGAGAACGGGGCCAAGGTTGTTTACGGGAACCAACCCGTTGATGAGCTTGATGGCCAATTCTTCATGCCAACGATTTTGACTGACATTCGTCATGACAACCCAATCTTTGACCAGGAGATGTTTGGCCCAGTAATGTCTGTCTACAAGTACCATGACGTCACTGAGGCAATCGACCTTGCTAATGACTCAAGCTACGGCTTAGGAAACACGGTCTTTGGTAAGAATGTTTCCGAAGCACGGAAGGTTGCTGCCCAAATCGACACGGGAATGACCTGGATCAACGCTGGTTGGGCATCACTTCCAGAACTGCCATTTGGTGGTGTCAAGCACTCCGGCTATGGCCGCGAGTTAGCTGAACAGGGCTTCAAGTCCTTTATTAACGACCACCTGGTATATGAACCAGAAGAATAA
- a CDS encoding D-2-hydroxyacid dehydrogenase yields the protein MKILMYAVLEPEKKYIKQWSEENGVEVKCVDERLNKDTVKWAKGFDGIDFQQTQPLEPEVYQALHEYGIKQLTARMVGYDMIDFDLAKKYDLIVTNVPAYSPRAIAEMGLTQALRLVRKLGYYDQRMDKLDFRWAGLESTEIYNLTVGIIGAGHIGGATAQLYSALGAKVIATDPIHRVELSPYLEYTDQDTLLKTADIVTVHTPLNDSTTNLFNAATFKKMKSTAYLINMARGGIVNANDLIAALQAKEIAGAALDTLADEGQFFEKQATADEIPEDYKALRAMPNVLISPHSAFYTDTAMKNMVAMGLDDVVAIVNGKRPQFEVYGK from the coding sequence ATGAAAATTTTAATGTATGCGGTATTGGAACCGGAGAAGAAGTATATTAAGCAGTGGTCAGAGGAAAACGGGGTCGAAGTTAAGTGCGTTGACGAGCGCCTCAACAAGGACACCGTAAAGTGGGCCAAGGGCTTCGATGGAATCGATTTTCAGCAAACCCAGCCCTTGGAGCCAGAGGTTTACCAGGCCCTTCACGAATACGGGATTAAGCAACTGACGGCGCGGATGGTCGGCTATGACATGATTGACTTTGACCTGGCGAAGAAGTATGACTTGATTGTCACTAACGTCCCTGCCTATTCGCCACGGGCAATTGCTGAAATGGGCCTAACCCAGGCCCTCCGCCTTGTCAGAAAACTCGGTTACTACGACCAGCGGATGGACAAGCTTGACTTCCGCTGGGCCGGTCTGGAGAGTACGGAGATTTATAACCTGACGGTGGGCATTATCGGTGCCGGTCACATCGGTGGGGCCACTGCCCAACTGTACTCTGCACTAGGGGCCAAGGTAATTGCAACCGACCCGATTCACCGGGTTGAGCTAAGTCCTTACTTAGAGTACACGGACCAGGATACCCTCCTAAAGACGGCCGACATTGTCACGGTCCACACCCCGTTGAATGACAGTACGACGAACCTCTTCAACGCCGCCACCTTTAAGAAGATGAAGTCAACTGCCTACCTGATCAACATGGCCCGGGGTGGCATCGTTAACGCCAACGACCTGATTGCGGCACTGCAGGCGAAGGAAATTGCCGGGGCCGCCCTAGATACCCTGGCGGACGAGGGGCAGTTCTTTGAAAAACAGGCAACGGCGGATGAGATTCCAGAGGACTACAAGGCCCTGCGTGCCATGCCGAACGTCCTGATTTCCCCCCACAGCGCCTTCTACACCGACACGGCAATGAAGAACATGGTGGCCATGGGCCTGGACGATGTGGTAGCGATTGTCAACGGCAAGCGTCCCCAGTTTGAGGTTTATGGAAAGTAA
- a CDS encoding DDE-type integrase/transposase/recombinase, with product MRNHGIKANVRKKKHNRVKRHEEYINDNLLNGQFDRQSKNEVWVTDTTEVLYGINQVKKARVHVVLDLYGRYALSYNISPTETAVSAIEVFERAFKVEPNAHPLIHTDRGSAYWAFCVTYQ from the coding sequence ATGAGAAACCATGGAATCAAAGCAAATGTCCGAAAGAAGAAACACAATCGTGTTAAACGTCATGAAGAATACATCAATGATAATCTACTCAATGGACAATTTGATCGTCAGAGTAAAAACGAAGTTTGGGTAACCGATACTACAGAGGTCTTATACGGGATAAACCAGGTAAAGAAAGCTCGTGTGCATGTCGTTTTAGACCTGTATGGACGTTACGCTTTAAGCTACAATATCTCACCTACAGAAACCGCGGTGTCGGCAATTGAAGTATTTGAACGGGCCTTCAAAGTGGAACCAAACGCCCATCCGCTGATCCATACGGATCGCGGATCAGCATATTGGGCCTTTTGTGTTACTTATCAATAA
- a CDS encoding aminotransferase class I/II-fold pyridoxal phosphate-dependent enzyme, whose amino-acid sequence MDSSILSKAYQKPSTNILANVCAMAAKMDNVIDLSVGDPNFTTPQPIIEAAFEKTKAGMTHYTAAEGLSELRQAICDFYQDKYQLKFNLDQVLVTVGAEHALFIALEALLDPGDEVIIPQPSFSPYIDQVKLANGTPVTVDGKAADGYKIEAAEIAKKITPKTKAIIINTPNNPTGNVMTAAEEQALADLAIKNDLLIFSDEIYSDYVMPGKTFTPLAKFAPDNTVTISGMSKSFAMTGWRIGYLIGPNWLVTTANDVNDAVTFTAPTMSQEGALYGLQHHDELVAPIVEAFQKRLTYLQTELPKIDWLDVSPVEGSIYVFADIRATGLNSVDFADQLLKKAGILVVPGLAFGKSGEGFVRIAATQPLTVLKEAVAKMQKLTW is encoded by the coding sequence ATGGATAGTTCGATTTTAAGCAAAGCATACCAAAAGCCTAGTACAAATATCTTGGCGAACGTTTGCGCAATGGCTGCTAAGATGGATAACGTCATTGACTTATCTGTCGGCGACCCGAATTTTACTACCCCCCAACCAATTATTGAGGCGGCCTTTGAAAAGACCAAGGCGGGGATGACGCACTATACCGCCGCTGAGGGCCTTTCTGAACTCCGTCAGGCAATCTGTGATTTCTACCAAGATAAGTACCAACTAAAGTTTAATTTAGACCAGGTTCTGGTGACGGTCGGGGCCGAACACGCCCTGTTTATTGCTCTCGAAGCCCTGCTGGATCCCGGTGATGAAGTTATCATTCCCCAGCCGAGCTTTTCTCCTTACATTGACCAGGTTAAGCTGGCCAATGGGACTCCGGTAACGGTCGATGGTAAAGCGGCCGACGGCTACAAGATTGAAGCTGCGGAAATCGCCAAGAAGATTACGCCTAAGACAAAGGCCATCATTATCAACACGCCGAACAACCCGACCGGTAATGTGATGACAGCGGCTGAGGAGCAGGCACTTGCCGACCTGGCAATCAAGAACGACCTGCTGATTTTCAGTGACGAAATCTATTCCGACTACGTAATGCCGGGCAAGACGTTCACGCCACTAGCTAAGTTCGCGCCTGATAACACGGTAACGATTAGTGGGATGTCAAAGAGCTTTGCCATGACCGGTTGGCGGATTGGCTACCTGATTGGACCGAACTGGTTAGTGACAACGGCCAACGATGTCAATGACGCAGTGACCTTTACGGCCCCAACGATGTCACAAGAAGGGGCCTTATACGGTCTTCAGCATCACGACGAACTGGTCGCCCCAATTGTTGAAGCCTTTCAAAAACGGCTAACATACTTGCAGACTGAGCTACCCAAGATTGATTGGTTAGACGTTAGTCCCGTTGAGGGAAGTATCTACGTCTTCGCTGATATTCGGGCAACAGGGCTAAACTCCGTTGACTTTGCCGACCAGCTGCTAAAGAAGGCGGGGATCCTGGTTGTACCCGGCTTGGCATTTGGTAAGTCGGGTGAGGGCTTTGTTCGGATTGCCGCAACCCAACCGTTAACGGTTTTAAAGGAAGCCGTTGCGAAGATGCAGAAGTTGACCTGGTAA
- a CDS encoding sensor histidine kinase translates to MNKKSFARLWLHSQLPLLWAYLLLTALLALLCYLYQLPTIIIGDFIRFSLPVLIIWLIIAVIRAHHRQQRVGRQELVSPANPLEQALVRALTNEQEHHRKLVQHLRHKQQEQLDQLDLFSHEIKNSLALLQAAAESQPAVSSTQVKTNVHQADYYLNLLSGERLAMDKSDLDLKWLNLSKTVNEVIRQNGQLFIAKQLIPKISISPVQVMTDQKWLHFCINQLLTNAIKYATPATTIKITWQDGTLVITNTGPAIPSADLPRIFDNGFTGHNGHHMARSTGMGLYFVKQVTERLNLQVRVFSPGPYQTVAQLTFPHKLVH, encoded by the coding sequence ATGAATAAAAAAAGCTTTGCCCGCCTGTGGCTCCACTCCCAACTCCCCCTCTTGTGGGCGTACCTATTGTTAACTGCTCTCTTGGCCCTCCTGTGTTACCTGTACCAACTGCCTACCATTATCATTGGCGACTTCATCCGGTTTAGCCTTCCGGTCCTGATCATCTGGTTGATTATCGCCGTGATACGGGCCCATCACCGGCAGCAACGCGTCGGCAGACAGGAACTAGTCTCACCAGCTAATCCGCTAGAACAAGCCCTCGTGCGTGCCCTAACTAATGAACAGGAACACCACCGTAAGCTCGTTCAACACCTCCGGCACAAGCAACAGGAACAATTGGACCAACTGGACCTCTTCTCCCATGAGATTAAGAATTCCCTGGCTCTGTTGCAGGCGGCAGCCGAAAGTCAGCCAGCCGTTTCAAGTACCCAGGTCAAGACGAATGTCCACCAGGCTGATTATTACCTTAACCTCCTCAGCGGTGAGCGGCTGGCAATGGATAAGTCGGACCTCGACCTTAAATGGTTAAATCTTAGTAAGACGGTCAACGAAGTGATTCGGCAAAACGGGCAGCTGTTTATCGCCAAGCAGCTCATTCCTAAGATCAGTATCTCCCCAGTCCAAGTCATGACCGACCAGAAGTGGCTCCACTTTTGTATCAATCAGCTACTGACCAACGCCATTAAGTATGCAACCCCGGCAACCACCATCAAAATCACCTGGCAAGACGGCACCCTCGTAATCACGAACACTGGCCCCGCCATCCCCAGTGCAGACCTACCACGGATCTTTGACAACGGCTTTACTGGTCATAACGGCCACCATATGGCCAGATCCACCGGGATGGGGCTCTACTTTGTTAAACAGGTGACGGAACGATTAAACCTCCAGGTACGGGTATTTTCACCGGGACCCTATCAGACTGTCGCCCAGCTTACCTTTCCCCATAAACTAGTCCATTAG
- a CDS encoding helix-turn-helix domain-containing protein, with translation MTRKAKFSAEEKLAILNELSHSSAKEVTRKHSIGKGTISRWRLLYKYQGIDGLQSSHHNCSYSKDFKLDLVRRYQESTDSLKVFAIKNGLKSETQLSNWIIQYNESKLTAYTPRKRDSIMPGRKTTFEERLSIIEELIKHDINYNWAVDKYHVSYQQVYGWYQKYRKSGNDPQSLRDRRGKAKPKEAWTEVDRLKAENRLLKAQLLRKEMEDAYAKKVMEIRNREVNGSSNNKPSKN, from the coding sequence ATGACTAGGAAAGCGAAATTTAGTGCAGAAGAGAAACTGGCGATATTAAACGAATTAAGTCATTCTAGTGCGAAAGAAGTTACTAGGAAACACTCAATTGGTAAAGGTACTATTTCGCGTTGGCGACTGCTTTATAAGTACCAAGGAATTGACGGATTACAATCCAGTCATCACAATTGTAGCTACTCAAAGGACTTCAAACTGGATTTAGTCCGACGATACCAGGAATCAACAGATTCCCTTAAAGTATTCGCAATTAAAAATGGATTAAAGTCAGAAACACAACTATCAAATTGGATTATCCAGTATAATGAATCAAAACTAACGGCTTATACGCCAAGAAAGCGAGATTCAATTATGCCAGGACGGAAAACTACTTTTGAAGAACGATTATCGATAATTGAGGAACTGATTAAGCATGATATTAACTACAACTGGGCAGTAGATAAGTACCATGTTAGTTACCAACAAGTCTATGGTTGGTATCAAAAATATCGTAAAAGTGGTAATGACCCGCAATCACTTCGTGATCGGCGGGGTAAAGCCAAGCCGAAGGAAGCCTGGACAGAAGTTGATCGACTAAAAGCTGAAAATCGCTTATTAAAGGCCCAACTTCTTCGTAAAGAAATGGAAGATGCCTACGCAAAAAAAGTAATGGAAATACGCAATCGGGAGGTGAACGGTTCCTCAAACAACAAGCCATCAAAGAACTGA